A single region of the Jatrophihabitans sp. GAS493 genome encodes:
- a CDS encoding helix-turn-helix transcriptional regulator has protein sequence MKRDVNYEWRLAEMMARHGMHNSTDLAPLLRERGIDLSPSQIYRIVTQRPERVSMMLVAALTDIFQCGPQDLMTFTAADAKKPRKATAAGNVVNLTDAIKPVRARITRDD, from the coding sequence ATGAAACGCGATGTCAACTACGAATGGCGGCTGGCCGAGATGATGGCCCGCCACGGCATGCACAACAGCACCGACCTCGCTCCCCTGCTCCGCGAGCGCGGCATCGACCTGTCCCCGTCGCAGATCTATCGCATCGTGACCCAGCGTCCCGAACGCGTCTCAATGATGCTGGTGGCCGCGCTCACCGACATCTTCCAATGCGGGCCGCAAGACCTCATGACCTTCACCGCGGCCGACGCGAAGAAACCACGCAAGGCCACAGCCGCTGGCAACGTCGTCAACCTGACCGACGCGATCAAGCCCGTCCGCGCCCGCATCACGCGCGATGACTGA
- a CDS encoding tyrosine-type recombinase/integrase has translation MAVDDLGRVIGLGGVRYLNPADQVLEEMLTGWRRQQLSRNLSLDTINNRERVIRRFLDFTNEMPWHWTHAHVDEYFGDMRSEKQRRQNTVRGYQSAVQLFCAYLVDPVYGWGDRCQDLFGTHPVQVCFEWNTATHSQENEHDPGKRAFTHDELQAFFDHADAEVARVRELGRKGWLPALRDATLFKTVYAFGLRRNEVRHLRTIDFERNPHAREFGRYGAVEIRYGKAHKGSAPKRRTVLTVFDWSADVLAHWSEHGLPRFAGEGLDLFPNERGGLVSEGALGGRFRRYRDQLGLDSALDMHSFRRSYATHLVEAGFDALFVQKQLGHEHASTTAIYEFVADDYRRTMLRDVLDGTIRDALTRPRSS, from the coding sequence GTGGCGGTTGACGACCTCGGTCGCGTCATTGGCCTCGGCGGTGTCCGGTACCTCAACCCTGCCGATCAGGTCCTCGAGGAGATGCTCACGGGTTGGCGGCGGCAGCAGCTGTCGCGCAACCTCAGCCTGGACACGATCAACAATCGTGAGCGTGTGATCCGCCGATTCCTCGACTTCACCAACGAGATGCCTTGGCACTGGACGCACGCGCATGTCGATGAGTACTTCGGCGACATGCGCAGCGAGAAGCAGCGACGCCAGAACACTGTCCGCGGCTACCAGAGCGCGGTGCAGTTGTTCTGCGCTTATCTGGTCGACCCCGTCTACGGCTGGGGCGACCGCTGCCAGGACCTGTTCGGCACCCACCCCGTCCAGGTCTGCTTCGAGTGGAACACGGCGACCCACTCCCAAGAGAACGAGCACGACCCGGGCAAGCGGGCTTTCACCCATGACGAGCTGCAGGCGTTCTTCGACCACGCCGACGCCGAGGTCGCCCGCGTTCGCGAACTCGGTCGCAAGGGCTGGCTGCCGGCGCTTCGGGACGCGACCCTGTTCAAGACCGTGTACGCGTTCGGGTTGCGCCGCAACGAGGTCCGGCACCTGCGCACGATCGACTTCGAGCGCAACCCGCACGCCCGCGAGTTCGGTCGCTACGGTGCCGTCGAGATCCGCTACGGCAAGGCGCACAAGGGCTCAGCACCCAAGCGACGCACGGTGCTGACCGTCTTCGACTGGTCGGCCGACGTGCTCGCCCACTGGTCCGAACACGGTCTGCCCCGGTTCGCTGGAGAAGGGCTCGACCTGTTCCCCAACGAGCGTGGCGGACTGGTCTCGGAAGGTGCGCTCGGCGGCCGGTTCCGCCGCTACCGTGACCAGCTCGGCCTCGACAGCGCGCTGGACATGCACTCGTTCCGCCGCTCCTACGCCACCCACCTCGTCGAGGCCGGCTTCGACGCCCTGTTCGTGCAGAAGCAGCTCGGCCACGAGCACGCCTCCACGACCGCGATCTACGAGTTTGTGGCCGACGACTACCGACGCACGATGCTGCGTGACGTGCTCGACGGCACGATCCGCGATGCCCTGACCCGACCCCGGAGCAGCTGA
- a CDS encoding DUF6461 domain-containing protein encodes MGTRSSSPSSTFPFPRDVRCPSMTEEPHIWLTRMSALAEAGCVTVATSTDTDAVLTAFGANRRRRMRADQVLRGRMTGVSASLLTDPAVGGVIALEVNGYQGTTDLVLAQASRHGRAAVAFWNVNLSVRFGCAEHGEIKCVVDVREWDTPPPELPAELAGLAAELAAGADRVETALRMVEQYTGIDLYGPFDDVMSSGFAVTPAEEPLLPASFPGAFAIFARNPGEPNVIDLGPRLIGPPYPIELNRDMAEYAALRAAQVSELAESDRMQGMLDQLGHGRPLMPTDGFLELRKEANELKAVVFGDRDALNHPETRDAKRVAVSLTNALRAFRYLTLPDDPTCYLGAIACAVRALVYEPGASHALLKDIEYILDHGHPPTPDHRQSP; translated from the coding sequence ATGGGGACGCGTTCTTCGTCACCGTCCTCGACCTTCCCGTTTCCGCGTGATGTTCGGTGCCCTTCAATGACTGAGGAGCCTCATATCTGGTTGACACGGATGTCGGCGTTGGCAGAGGCCGGGTGTGTCACGGTAGCGACCAGTACCGATACCGACGCTGTACTAACAGCGTTCGGGGCCAACCGGCGTCGCCGGATGCGTGCGGACCAGGTACTACGGGGCCGGATGACGGGTGTCTCGGCCAGTCTGCTCACCGACCCGGCCGTCGGCGGTGTCATCGCGCTTGAGGTAAACGGCTATCAAGGCACCACCGACCTCGTGCTGGCGCAGGCTTCGCGCCACGGGCGGGCAGCGGTCGCGTTCTGGAACGTCAACCTCAGTGTCCGGTTCGGCTGCGCCGAGCACGGTGAGATCAAGTGCGTCGTGGACGTCAGAGAATGGGACACACCTCCACCCGAACTACCTGCCGAGCTGGCGGGGCTCGCCGCTGAGCTGGCCGCTGGCGCGGACCGCGTCGAGACCGCGTTACGTATGGTCGAGCAGTACACAGGCATCGACCTGTACGGCCCGTTCGACGACGTGATGAGTTCCGGATTCGCCGTCACCCCTGCCGAAGAACCGCTCCTGCCGGCGAGCTTTCCAGGAGCATTCGCCATCTTTGCACGCAATCCCGGAGAGCCTAATGTCATCGACCTCGGCCCGCGCCTGATCGGTCCGCCGTACCCAATTGAGTTGAACCGGGACATGGCCGAGTACGCAGCACTCCGCGCGGCCCAGGTCAGTGAGCTCGCCGAGAGCGACCGGATGCAGGGCATGCTCGACCAGCTCGGCCACGGCCGGCCGCTGATGCCCACTGACGGCTTCCTTGAGCTACGCAAAGAAGCCAACGAGCTGAAGGCGGTCGTCTTCGGCGACCGCGACGCCCTCAACCATCCCGAGACGCGTGACGCCAAGCGCGTCGCTGTTTCGCTGACGAACGCACTACGCGCGTTCCGCTACCTGACTCTCCCCGACGATCCCACCTGCTACCTGGGCGCCATCGCCTGCGCGGTGCGCGCCCTCGTATACGAACCCGGAGCGAGTCACGCGCTGCTCAAAGACATCGAATACATCCTCGACCACGGGCACCCCCCGACGCCGGATCATCGCCAATCCCCGTGA
- a CDS encoding DUF4913 domain-containing protein, translated as MSSEDLPEFLYRNVEDWFVNLLAPTIERRLDAAGTGTLTWCPNWWEHAEAIARLEALWRAWEVCRDTDGESPARWFWQHCDPMLSVLMDAKVGPMSDCKPTEHRKYTNALHLPITAAPRGYWGTTVAATTAQPPAEFRRIGAEPISGWRT; from the coding sequence ATGAGCAGCGAAGACCTACCGGAGTTCCTGTACCGCAATGTCGAGGACTGGTTCGTCAACCTGCTGGCACCGACCATTGAGCGCCGGCTCGATGCGGCCGGTACAGGCACCCTCACCTGGTGTCCGAACTGGTGGGAACACGCCGAAGCGATCGCGCGCCTCGAGGCTCTCTGGCGGGCGTGGGAGGTATGCCGCGACACCGACGGTGAGTCACCGGCTCGCTGGTTCTGGCAACACTGCGACCCGATGCTTTCCGTCTTGATGGACGCCAAGGTCGGCCCGATGAGCGACTGCAAGCCGACCGAGCACCGCAAGTACACCAACGCGCTCCACCTGCCGATAACGGCCGCTCCGCGCGGCTACTGGGGCACCACTGTTGCAGCCACCACCGCGCAACCGCCGGCAGAATTTCGACGGATCGGGGCTGAGCCGATATCGGGTTGGCGTACGTGA
- a CDS encoding type IV secretory system conjugative DNA transfer family protein, with amino-acid sequence MSVQTKQPNDGLLPLILLLSGCGLMLLAWWPIVAVGHLGGRPVPMNPWRIIFGLAQHTVVWPGPAVYVLYGLQLSVVVLAAAVLLRRRGKRSKGRTRADAANRHLSRANDMVGLTPAQVRQSAQRLRPTADLTVPAQHGVMVMQTVVTCTDLRMSWEDITVVIAGPRVGKTTANVVPAIVDYNGPEVISSNKPDVHDATREIREAIGGVWLCDPQEIVGTPDAMAGPHFWWDPFADISSLSIARELVQILIDTTVDPDAKPDAYFTPTGQATLVNYVFAAALAGRTILDVDAWLGDVDDNTATTILADRGYDAAARQIKAVLAKPDRQRDGVLGTAQSWLSVITDPRYSAWITPPIGTGHARAPRFEPEKFVRSAADTIYLLSQEGPASAAFVTTAIAASIDRAGLAYTRTMPGRRLSNPVLSVLDEAANTIVDSTLPDKVSHHGSRGLPKVIVLQSWSQGVDRWGERGMRKLWSAANNKLYLGGVSETEFLKSMSDLLGERDERYWTTSSTNAGHGSSTSRSEQVRRLPIQSVAELSALPRGRAVLFSSGNRPALGRPVPWMAGPNAPAIRASLDKWETDERRNDRLAETAAAEQEAIDTELNDVVLTDRELAQSIEKEGVLL; translated from the coding sequence ATGAGTGTGCAGACCAAACAACCCAACGACGGCTTGCTGCCTCTGATCCTGCTGCTGAGCGGCTGCGGTCTGATGCTGCTGGCCTGGTGGCCGATCGTCGCGGTCGGGCACCTCGGCGGCCGCCCGGTTCCGATGAATCCGTGGCGGATCATCTTCGGCCTGGCCCAGCACACTGTCGTGTGGCCCGGCCCGGCGGTGTACGTGCTGTACGGGCTGCAGCTGAGTGTCGTGGTCCTGGCCGCTGCGGTTCTGTTGCGTCGACGGGGCAAGCGGTCCAAGGGCCGCACCCGCGCTGACGCCGCGAACCGGCATTTGTCCCGGGCCAACGACATGGTCGGGCTGACGCCGGCGCAGGTTCGTCAGAGTGCACAGCGGCTCCGTCCAACAGCGGATCTGACCGTGCCGGCGCAGCACGGCGTGATGGTGATGCAGACGGTCGTGACATGCACCGATCTGCGGATGTCCTGGGAAGACATCACCGTCGTCATCGCCGGTCCACGGGTCGGTAAGACGACCGCCAACGTCGTGCCCGCGATCGTTGATTACAACGGGCCGGAGGTGATCAGCTCCAACAAGCCGGACGTTCACGACGCGACCCGCGAGATCCGCGAGGCGATCGGCGGTGTGTGGCTCTGCGATCCGCAAGAGATCGTCGGTACACCGGACGCCATGGCCGGCCCGCACTTCTGGTGGGACCCGTTCGCGGACATCAGTAGCCTGTCGATCGCGCGTGAGCTGGTGCAGATCCTTATCGACACCACCGTGGACCCCGATGCCAAGCCGGATGCCTATTTCACCCCGACGGGGCAAGCGACGTTAGTGAACTACGTGTTCGCGGCCGCCCTCGCGGGCAGGACGATCCTGGACGTTGACGCGTGGCTGGGCGACGTCGACGACAACACGGCCACGACCATCCTCGCCGATCGGGGCTACGACGCCGCGGCCCGCCAGATCAAGGCGGTGTTGGCCAAGCCCGATCGCCAACGTGACGGCGTGCTTGGCACCGCGCAGAGCTGGCTGTCGGTGATCACCGACCCGCGCTACTCGGCATGGATCACGCCGCCGATCGGCACAGGCCATGCCCGTGCCCCACGGTTCGAGCCGGAAAAGTTCGTGCGTTCGGCCGCGGACACGATCTACCTGCTCAGTCAGGAAGGTCCGGCGTCGGCGGCGTTCGTCACTACCGCGATCGCCGCCTCGATCGACAGAGCCGGCCTGGCCTACACCCGGACCATGCCAGGTCGCCGGCTCAGCAACCCGGTGCTGTCAGTGCTCGACGAGGCAGCGAATACCATCGTCGACTCCACGCTGCCGGACAAAGTCAGCCACCACGGATCTCGAGGACTTCCGAAGGTCATCGTTCTGCAGTCGTGGTCACAAGGTGTGGACCGCTGGGGTGAGCGTGGGATGCGCAAGCTGTGGTCGGCCGCGAACAACAAGCTCTATCTCGGCGGGGTGTCCGAGACGGAGTTCTTGAAGTCGATGTCGGATCTGCTCGGTGAGCGTGACGAGCGGTACTGGACGACCAGCAGCACGAACGCCGGTCATGGCTCGTCGACGTCGCGGTCCGAGCAGGTGCGACGGCTACCGATCCAGTCAGTCGCGGAGCTGTCGGCGTTGCCGCGTGGGCGGGCTGTGCTGTTCAGCTCCGGTAACCGGCCAGCACTGGGCCGACCCGTCCCGTGGATGGCTGGCCCGAACGCGCCGGCCATCCGGGCCTCACTAGACAAGTGGGAGACGGACGAACGACGCAACGACCGTCTGGCCGAGACGGCCGCGGCCGAGCAGGAAGCGATCGATACCGAACTGAACGACGTCGTGCTCACCGATAGGGAGCTGGCGCAATCCATCGAAAAAGAAGGGGTGTTGTTATGA
- a CDS encoding ATP-binding protein, which produces MKTLRSLTARGYAGAGGGRVGFVESPTEYFGTSRQVCGLWPFAAGTGAPTTGVPLGTHMRTGAWVCGDPLSYFTRANLIRSPSAFLFGQPSLGKSTLGRRWLIGAEWSGYKPWVLGDLKPDYVDLIKAMGGQIITVGRGLAGINPLSGGDLAAILPKIAHLPDLHRKIRQKVHGRQLAMMRLLIALSRHRSVNGDESTLLSAAIRMLDEQHWAAGTTPRVGHLIELLTNAPRELRMVILAGDDEPYFREISDGLRRALAGLLEGQLGDVFAKDTTVSFDVTASAVDVDISSIDGSDIELEAAVLTATWNEGFSAAEAAHVLADAGLGPRLNFYLTMDELWRAMRGDGEIVDIINDLLRTDRQKGMGELFISHSMGDLDQLATQEARNKARGFVERVGMIGTFGLPAVEFGRLADVVEFSAVERSEIVSWAAPPSLDTATGRMSAPPGRGKVLLKMGNRPGMPVNVKLTAAELNAGVHDTNKRWHHRGRAA; this is translated from the coding sequence ATGAAGACGTTGCGCTCCCTGACCGCCCGCGGTTACGCCGGCGCCGGCGGCGGCCGGGTGGGCTTCGTGGAATCGCCCACCGAGTACTTCGGCACGTCCCGCCAGGTGTGCGGGTTGTGGCCGTTCGCCGCCGGTACAGGGGCGCCGACTACTGGTGTCCCCCTGGGGACACATATGCGCACCGGCGCCTGGGTGTGCGGAGACCCGCTGAGCTACTTCACCCGCGCGAACCTGATCCGATCACCGTCAGCGTTCCTGTTCGGTCAGCCGTCGCTCGGCAAATCGACGCTCGGCCGGCGGTGGCTCATCGGCGCAGAGTGGTCCGGTTACAAGCCCTGGGTGTTGGGCGATTTGAAGCCGGACTACGTCGACTTGATCAAAGCGATGGGCGGCCAGATCATCACAGTGGGCCGCGGGCTAGCCGGGATCAACCCGCTGTCCGGAGGGGACCTGGCGGCGATCCTGCCCAAGATCGCGCACCTGCCGGATCTGCACCGCAAGATCCGGCAGAAGGTCCACGGTCGGCAGCTGGCCATGATGCGGCTGTTGATCGCGCTGTCACGTCACCGATCAGTGAACGGTGACGAGTCCACGCTGTTGTCGGCCGCGATCCGGATGCTCGATGAGCAGCATTGGGCTGCCGGCACGACGCCCCGCGTCGGGCACCTGATCGAGCTGCTGACCAACGCACCACGTGAGCTGCGGATGGTGATCCTGGCCGGCGACGACGAGCCGTACTTCCGCGAGATCTCCGACGGTCTACGCCGTGCCCTGGCCGGCCTGCTCGAGGGCCAGCTCGGGGACGTCTTCGCCAAGGACACCACGGTCAGCTTCGACGTCACGGCCAGCGCCGTCGACGTCGATATCTCCTCGATCGACGGCAGCGACATCGAACTCGAGGCGGCGGTCCTGACGGCGACGTGGAACGAAGGGTTCTCGGCCGCCGAAGCGGCGCACGTCTTGGCCGACGCCGGCCTCGGGCCGCGGCTGAACTTCTACCTCACGATGGACGAGTTGTGGCGCGCGATGCGCGGTGACGGCGAGATCGTCGACATCATCAACGATCTGCTGCGCACCGATCGACAGAAAGGCATGGGCGAACTGTTCATCAGCCACTCGATGGGCGACCTTGACCAGCTCGCCACGCAGGAAGCACGAAACAAGGCCCGTGGCTTCGTCGAGCGCGTCGGCATGATCGGCACCTTTGGGCTGCCTGCGGTGGAGTTCGGTCGGCTGGCCGATGTCGTCGAGTTCTCCGCAGTCGAGCGTTCCGAGATCGTGTCGTGGGCCGCGCCGCCCTCGCTGGACACGGCCACCGGTCGGATGTCCGCGCCGCCCGGTCGCGGCAAGGTGCTGCTCAAGATGGGCAACCGGCCGGGTATGCCGGTGAACGTGAAGCTGACCGCCGCCGAGCTCAACGCCGGGGTGCATGACACCAACAAGCGCTGGCACCACCGCGGGAGAGCCGCATGA
- a CDS encoding SCO6880 family protein produces MTMLDSRNQPTPGSSDFGNWQRPAVIGLFGMNPVISFGGLILVLGAGGIMMFTHNFFDLLIYLLLVAVFYAPLAIKIEGKSVFARMVRRLSYRRARRRRETAYLGGPLSPQPHGRFRLPGLLAATRMYSAQDAYGERFAFLRVPLTNSYPVIVRANADGDALVDPATIDTMIGTWSGFLQTTPQWPDLKAFSVTIESVPDPGNKISAEIDRTRTEAQVSQFTEQVFKELRDASGVGSAAQHTWMSLVFDGGKGKDKRGVEDMATEIGTQLPDIIGALAGTGAGAASAMTPSQVAETAWAAFHPAEAGDLDDAPGELELDWESAGPSSAQELWDRYRHDSGISVSWVMEGAPRGAVKETVLKRLLEPHPHLPRKRVTIYYRPLDPAAAAGWADRQRNVIATSSGGRAAVKETSSSAAAANARDEARGASVLRFAVVTTITVTDEDQLRRAVKAVRNLHAGARLVMSRAYGQQAAAFSAGLGLGVLLPDHVTLPKVLTE; encoded by the coding sequence ATGACCATGCTCGACAGCCGTAACCAGCCAACGCCCGGATCGTCGGACTTCGGCAACTGGCAGCGCCCCGCCGTGATCGGCTTGTTCGGGATGAATCCCGTGATCAGCTTCGGCGGCCTGATCCTCGTGCTCGGTGCCGGCGGAATCATGATGTTCACGCACAACTTCTTCGACCTGCTGATCTACCTGCTTCTCGTCGCAGTGTTCTATGCGCCACTGGCGATCAAGATCGAGGGCAAGTCAGTGTTCGCTCGGATGGTGCGCAGGCTCAGTTACCGCCGGGCACGCCGACGCCGGGAGACTGCCTACCTCGGTGGCCCGCTGTCGCCGCAGCCCCACGGCCGGTTCCGCCTCCCGGGGCTGTTGGCCGCGACCCGCATGTACTCAGCGCAAGACGCCTACGGCGAGCGGTTCGCGTTCCTGCGGGTGCCATTGACCAACTCGTATCCCGTGATCGTGCGGGCCAACGCCGACGGTGATGCGCTGGTCGACCCGGCCACCATCGACACGATGATCGGCACCTGGTCGGGGTTTCTCCAGACGACTCCGCAGTGGCCAGACCTCAAGGCGTTCTCGGTCACCATCGAGTCGGTGCCAGATCCGGGCAACAAGATCTCGGCCGAGATCGACCGGACTCGCACCGAGGCGCAGGTCTCGCAGTTCACCGAGCAGGTCTTCAAGGAGTTGCGCGACGCCTCCGGTGTCGGGTCGGCTGCCCAGCACACGTGGATGTCGCTCGTGTTCGACGGCGGCAAGGGTAAGGACAAGCGTGGAGTTGAGGACATGGCCACCGAGATCGGCACCCAGTTGCCGGACATCATCGGTGCGCTGGCCGGCACTGGCGCTGGGGCAGCGTCAGCGATGACGCCCAGCCAAGTGGCCGAGACAGCGTGGGCCGCGTTCCACCCGGCCGAAGCCGGCGACCTCGACGACGCGCCGGGCGAGCTCGAGCTCGACTGGGAGTCAGCTGGGCCGTCCTCGGCTCAAGAGCTGTGGGACCGGTACCGGCACGACTCCGGAATCTCGGTGTCGTGGGTCATGGAAGGCGCACCGCGTGGAGCGGTGAAGGAGACCGTGCTCAAGCGGCTGCTCGAGCCGCACCCGCACCTGCCCCGCAAACGGGTGACGATCTACTATCGGCCGCTGGACCCAGCCGCCGCGGCGGGCTGGGCCGATCGGCAGCGCAACGTCATCGCGACCTCCTCCGGCGGGCGGGCAGCAGTGAAGGAAACCTCATCGTCGGCAGCGGCGGCCAACGCTCGCGACGAGGCTCGTGGCGCGTCGGTTCTCCGGTTCGCGGTAGTCACGACGATCACCGTCACCGACGAGGACCAGCTGCGCCGGGCGGTGAAGGCGGTCCGCAACTTGCACGCCGGCGCTCGGCTGGTGATGTCACGGGCTTACGGGCAGCAAGCGGCCGCGTTCTCGGCCGGCCTCGGCCTCGGTGTGCTGCTTCCCGATCACGTGACGTTGCCCAAGGTCCTTACTGAATGA